A single window of Archangium gephyra DNA harbors:
- a CDS encoding response regulator — MINSETAKAFAAAATTETRAFARPEPGVQPQRVLLVDDSRSIRTLLKIYLMARSFEYIEAESAEAGLKVLETQPVDLILTDFHMDGMNGADFAATVRASRDVKVAKIPILMMTGDANAAEVRNKGQKAGINAFVRKPVSCAQLMTLVDTILPTPKKG, encoded by the coding sequence GTGATCAACTCCGAGACGGCGAAGGCCTTCGCGGCCGCCGCGACCACCGAGACGCGCGCCTTCGCCCGTCCGGAGCCCGGCGTGCAGCCGCAGCGCGTGCTGCTGGTGGATGACAGCCGCTCCATCCGGACGCTGCTGAAGATCTACCTGATGGCGCGTTCCTTCGAGTACATCGAGGCCGAGTCGGCCGAGGCGGGCTTGAAGGTGCTGGAGACGCAGCCGGTGGACCTCATCCTCACCGACTTCCACATGGACGGGATGAACGGCGCGGACTTCGCGGCGACGGTGCGCGCCAGCCGCGACGTGAAGGTCGCCAAGATTCCCATCCTGATGATGACGGGTGACGCGAACGCCGCCGAGGTCCGCAACAAGGGCCAGAAGGCGGGCATCAACGCCTTCGTGCGCAAGCCGGTGAGCTGCGCCCAGCTGATGACGCTGGTGGACACCATCCTGCCGACGCCCAAGAAGGGCTGA
- a CDS encoding sulfite oxidase heme-binding subunit YedZ — MASPPHPWLKPAVLVGGLYPLAHLALAFAQGALGANPIERVLNQTGLLALILLVASLACTPLKVVSGWTWPIRLRKLLGLLGFTYASLHFLTYAVLDQGLALGVILEDIAKRPFITVGFLALVLLVPLAVTSTNRMVRRMGFPAWQRLHRLAYVAASLGVVHFVWRVKKDLTEPLIYGGVLVLLFAIRVAEALRKRRARSSAQVPARSV, encoded by the coding sequence ATGGCCTCCCCTCCGCACCCCTGGCTCAAGCCGGCCGTCCTCGTGGGCGGCCTCTACCCGTTGGCCCACCTGGCGCTCGCGTTCGCCCAGGGGGCGCTGGGCGCCAATCCCATCGAGCGCGTGCTCAACCAGACGGGACTGCTCGCCCTCATCCTCCTGGTGGCGTCGCTCGCGTGCACGCCGCTCAAGGTGGTGTCCGGGTGGACGTGGCCCATCCGCCTGCGCAAGTTGCTGGGCCTGCTGGGCTTCACCTACGCCTCGTTGCACTTCCTCACCTACGCCGTGCTGGACCAGGGGCTGGCCCTCGGCGTCATCCTCGAGGACATCGCGAAGCGGCCCTTCATCACCGTGGGTTTCCTGGCGCTGGTGCTGCTGGTGCCGCTGGCCGTCACCAGCACGAACCGCATGGTGCGCCGCATGGGCTTCCCCGCATGGCAGCGGCTGCACCGGCTCGCCTACGTGGCGGCCTCGCTGGGCGTGGTGCACTTCGTCTGGCGCGTGAAGAAGGATCTCACCGAGCCGCTCATCTACGGTGGCGTGCTGGTGCTGCTCTTCGCCATCCGCGTGGCCGAGGCGCTCCGCAAGCGGCGGGCGCGCTCCTCGGCCCAGGTGCCGGCCCGCTCGGTGTAG
- the msrP gene encoding protein-methionine-sulfoxide reductase catalytic subunit MsrP, whose amino-acid sequence MRQKPPEPLGSEITSESLYLRRREFIKSAAFFTGTAAAVGAGLQLLSNRPTGGDGPSLLATPGEAPKVVRPRGPYDTDERATSYEDATTYNNFYEFGLDKGEPAENAHTLKPRPWTVVIDGEVNKPQRVDMDTLQSWFPLEERVYRMRCVEAWSMVIPWLGFPLAGLLRRVEPTSKAKYVAFTTLKDPEQMPGQKYPVLDWPYVEGLRLDEALHPLTLMAVGMYGRVLPNQNGAPLRLVVPWKYGFKGIKSIVRISLTEKQPPTTWNRSNPREYGFFANVNPEVAHPRWSQASERRIGELRRRPTLPFNGYAEQVADLYKGMDLRGNF is encoded by the coding sequence ATGCGCCAGAAGCCGCCCGAGCCCCTGGGGTCCGAAATCACCTCCGAGTCGCTGTACCTGCGCCGGCGCGAGTTCATCAAGAGCGCCGCCTTCTTCACCGGTACCGCCGCGGCCGTGGGCGCCGGTCTCCAACTCCTCAGCAACCGGCCCACCGGGGGAGATGGCCCCTCGCTGCTGGCCACGCCGGGCGAGGCCCCCAAGGTGGTGCGGCCCCGCGGCCCGTACGACACCGACGAGCGCGCCACGTCCTACGAGGACGCCACCACCTACAACAACTTCTACGAGTTCGGCCTCGACAAGGGCGAGCCCGCCGAGAACGCGCACACCCTCAAGCCCCGGCCCTGGACGGTCGTCATCGACGGCGAGGTGAACAAGCCTCAGCGGGTGGACATGGACACGCTCCAGTCCTGGTTCCCGCTCGAGGAGCGCGTCTACCGCATGCGCTGCGTGGAGGCCTGGTCCATGGTGATTCCGTGGCTCGGCTTCCCCCTGGCGGGCCTGCTGCGCCGCGTGGAGCCCACCAGCAAGGCGAAATACGTGGCCTTCACCACCCTCAAGGACCCCGAGCAGATGCCCGGCCAGAAGTACCCCGTGCTCGACTGGCCCTACGTCGAGGGCCTGCGTCTGGACGAGGCCCTGCATCCGCTCACCCTGATGGCGGTGGGCATGTACGGCCGCGTCCTGCCCAACCAGAACGGCGCGCCCCTGCGGCTCGTGGTGCCCTGGAAGTACGGCTTCAAGGGCATCAAATCCATCGTCCGCATCTCGCTCACCGAGAAGCAGCCGCCCACCACCTGGAACCGCTCCAACCCCCGGGAGTACGGCTTCTTCGCCAACGTGAATCCCGAGGTGGCGCACCCGCGCTGGAGCCAGGCCTCCGAGCGCCGCATCGGAGAGCTGCGCCGCCGCCCCACGCTGCCCTTCAACGGCTACGCCGAGCAGGTGGCGGACCTGTACAAGGGCATGGATCTGCGCGGCAACTTCTGA
- a CDS encoding fatty acid desaturase, with amino-acid sequence MRNSVPPGPWGVLIALTVLGAWLGHLVWLLVAAELSLASPLTYLHIALQAYLCTGLFITGHDAMHGTVSRSRWVNQAVGTAACFLFAGLSYRRLVVNHRAHHADPTGPDDPDFSTRTQSFWPWFATFMVRYTTWLQILVMAAKFNLLLLLGVAQWRILAFWVVPALLGTVQLFYFGTYLPHRRPDTPDMAPHHARSLPRNHLWAMLSCYFFGYHWEHHQSPSTPWWRLWKMRDARQSAPAEVARL; translated from the coding sequence ATGCGGAACTCCGTTCCTCCAGGCCCTTGGGGTGTGCTCATCGCGCTGACCGTGCTCGGCGCGTGGCTGGGCCATCTCGTCTGGTTGCTGGTGGCGGCCGAGCTCTCCCTCGCCTCGCCCCTCACCTACCTGCACATCGCCTTGCAGGCCTACCTGTGCACCGGCCTCTTCATCACCGGACACGATGCCATGCACGGCACGGTGAGCCGCTCGCGGTGGGTGAATCAGGCCGTGGGCACGGCCGCCTGCTTCCTCTTCGCCGGGCTCTCCTACCGCCGCCTGGTGGTCAACCATCGCGCCCACCACGCCGACCCCACGGGCCCGGACGACCCGGACTTCTCCACCCGCACCCAGTCCTTCTGGCCGTGGTTCGCCACCTTCATGGTGCGCTACACCACCTGGCTGCAAATCCTCGTCATGGCCGCCAAGTTCAACCTGTTGCTGCTCCTCGGAGTGGCGCAGTGGCGGATCCTGGCCTTCTGGGTGGTGCCCGCGCTGCTCGGCACAGTGCAACTCTTCTACTTCGGTACCTATCTGCCCCACCGGCGGCCGGACACCCCGGACATGGCGCCCCACCACGCCCGCTCCCTGCCGCGCAACCACCTGTGGGCCATGCTCTCCTGCTACTTCTTCGGCTACCACTGGGAGCACCACCAGTCGCCCTCCACCCCCTGGTGGCGGTTGTGGAAGATGAGGGACGCGCGCCAGTCCGCCCCCGCTGAGGTGGCCCGGTTGTAA
- a CDS encoding dipeptidyl-peptidase 3 family protein: protein MTRRPLSLAAAALLFSGSAAAAEAPSRPPNAAELKRMTSRFAPVDIQADVSKLPENERRALAKTVQAAKLMDPLFLRQVWAGNETLLLDLLKDTSPLGRERLHSFILNKGPWSRLDHNAPFVSGVPAKPAEGNFYPAGASKADIEAWVKSLPEAQQREATGFFTTLRRDTNGKFVTVPYSVEYQGELAQAAQLLREAAELTTQPTLKAFLVKRAEGFLSNDYYPSEVAWMELDASIEPTIGPYEVYEDEWFNYKAAFEAFITLRDDAETQKLAKFSGELQGLENILPIDPKLRNPKLGALAPIRVVNSIFSSGDGYRGVQTAAYNLPNDERVAAEKGTKRVMLKNIQEAKFQRVLLPIAQVSLPAKDRKDVSFDAFFTHILMHELMHGLGPHNITVEGKQTTVRQALQASSSALEEAKADISGLWALQQLVDKGVLSKDLERTMYTTFLASSFRSIRFGLNEAHGKGVALQLNYLLDAGAVVVNKDGTFSVVPGKIKESVTALTKQLMELQASGNRANAEALLEKLGVLRPEVKRVLDKLDTVPVDIEPRYVTAEKLSAELGGFSAPAGK from the coding sequence ATGACCCGACGACCCCTCTCCCTCGCCGCCGCCGCTCTGCTGTTCTCGGGCTCCGCGGCCGCCGCCGAGGCTCCCTCCCGTCCGCCCAACGCCGCCGAGCTCAAGCGCATGACGTCCCGCTTCGCCCCCGTCGACATCCAGGCCGATGTCTCCAAGCTCCCCGAGAACGAGCGCCGCGCCCTCGCCAAGACCGTCCAGGCCGCGAAGCTCATGGACCCCCTCTTCCTGCGCCAGGTCTGGGCCGGCAACGAGACGCTCCTGCTCGATCTCCTCAAGGACACCTCCCCCCTCGGCCGCGAGCGGCTGCACTCCTTCATCCTCAACAAGGGCCCCTGGTCCCGGCTCGACCACAACGCGCCCTTCGTCTCCGGCGTCCCCGCCAAGCCCGCCGAGGGCAACTTCTACCCGGCCGGCGCCTCCAAGGCCGACATCGAGGCCTGGGTGAAGTCCCTCCCCGAGGCCCAGCAGCGCGAGGCCACCGGCTTCTTCACCACCCTCCGCCGCGACACGAACGGCAAGTTCGTCACCGTCCCCTATAGCGTCGAGTACCAGGGCGAGCTCGCCCAGGCCGCGCAGCTGCTGCGCGAGGCCGCCGAGCTCACCACCCAGCCCACGCTCAAGGCCTTCCTCGTGAAGCGCGCCGAGGGCTTCCTCAGCAACGACTACTACCCCAGCGAGGTCGCCTGGATGGAGCTCGACGCCAGCATCGAGCCCACCATCGGGCCCTACGAGGTCTACGAGGACGAGTGGTTCAACTACAAGGCCGCCTTCGAGGCCTTCATCACCCTGCGCGATGACGCGGAGACGCAGAAGCTCGCGAAGTTCAGCGGCGAGCTGCAGGGGCTGGAGAACATCCTCCCCATCGACCCGAAGCTGCGCAACCCGAAGCTGGGCGCGCTCGCCCCCATCCGCGTGGTCAACAGCATCTTCTCCTCCGGCGATGGTTACCGCGGCGTGCAGACCGCGGCCTACAACCTGCCCAATGACGAGCGCGTGGCGGCCGAGAAGGGCACCAAGCGCGTGATGCTCAAGAACATCCAGGAGGCCAAGTTCCAGCGGGTGCTGCTGCCCATCGCCCAGGTGTCGCTCCCGGCGAAGGACCGCAAGGACGTCTCCTTCGACGCCTTCTTCACCCACATCCTCATGCACGAGCTGATGCACGGCCTGGGGCCCCACAACATCACCGTGGAGGGCAAGCAGACCACGGTGCGTCAGGCCCTCCAGGCGTCCTCCAGCGCCCTCGAGGAGGCCAAGGCGGACATCTCCGGCCTCTGGGCCCTGCAGCAGCTGGTGGACAAGGGCGTGCTCTCCAAGGACCTGGAGCGCACCATGTACACCACCTTCCTGGCGTCCTCGTTCCGCTCCATCCGCTTCGGTCTCAACGAGGCACACGGCAAGGGCGTCGCCCTGCAGCTCAACTACCTCCTCGACGCGGGCGCGGTGGTGGTGAACAAGGACGGCACCTTCTCGGTGGTCCCCGGGAAGATCAAGGAGTCCGTCACCGCCCTGACGAAGCAGCTCATGGAGTTGCAGGCCAGCGGCAATCGCGCCAATGCCGAGGCGCTGCTCGAGAAGCTGGGCGTGCTGCGTCCCGAGGTGAAGCGCGTCCTGGACAAGCTGGACACCGTGCCCGTGGACATCGAGCCTCGCTACGTCACCGCCGAGAAGCTCTCCGCCGAGCTCGGGGGCTTCTCCGCCCCGGCCGGGAAGTAA
- a CDS encoding CPBP family intramembrane glutamic endopeptidase, translated as MAAAVAVLPWTALVHVHPPRFFLWAALFCAVWNVLSWKALGEEFRSLVVPRRADVLWGVALAGVLYVGSRAVLWAMCGGFTEVLCEPLTAIYATFGQGSLGAALALALVIAPAEELFWRGAVQQALRPRLGRVGCAVVAAVLSSVLLLVFREPLLALAAFPTSLAWGLVAEWRRSLVASMVSHSLWDLLIVILFPAV; from the coding sequence GTGGCCGCGGCGGTGGCGGTGCTTCCGTGGACGGCGCTGGTGCACGTGCACCCGCCGCGCTTCTTCCTGTGGGCGGCGCTCTTCTGCGCGGTGTGGAACGTGCTCTCGTGGAAGGCGCTGGGAGAAGAGTTCCGCTCGCTCGTGGTGCCGAGGCGCGCGGACGTGCTGTGGGGCGTGGCGCTGGCGGGTGTGCTGTACGTGGGCTCGCGGGCGGTGCTGTGGGCGATGTGCGGAGGTTTCACGGAGGTGCTCTGTGAGCCGCTGACGGCCATCTACGCGACGTTCGGCCAGGGCTCACTGGGAGCGGCGTTGGCGCTGGCGCTGGTGATTGCCCCGGCCGAGGAGCTGTTCTGGCGCGGCGCGGTGCAACAGGCGTTGCGGCCGAGGCTCGGGCGTGTTGGATGCGCGGTGGTGGCCGCGGTGCTGTCGAGCGTCTTGCTGCTCGTTTTCCGTGAGCCCCTGTTGGCGCTGGCGGCGTTTCCCACGTCCCTCGCTTGGGGGTTGGTCGCCGAGTGGAGACGCAGCCTCGTGGCCTCGATGGTGAGTCACTCCTTGTGGGATCTGCTCATCGTCATCCTGTTTCCGGCGGTGTGA
- a CDS encoding NAD(P)/FAD-dependent oxidoreductase yields MAKASVIVVGAGLAGLTCARLLHQAKVKVQVLEAGDGVGGRVRTDLVDGFLLDRGFQVFLTAYPEPQRWLDYKALDFQRFFPGALVWRAGRLHKVADPFRRPLQAAAHAFNPVGSFADKLHVLDLRQQALAGSVEDVFLRRQCPSRVYLRDVGFSDEMVEAFFRPFFGGIFLEKELRTSSRVLEFVFRMFATGATAVPARGMGAISEQLASKLPFGVVKLNTPVEEVWGHRVRLATGAREEADAVVVATDAPAAEELLVGMPPRRMNAVTCLYFAAPEPPVRGPYLVLNGEGRGPVNNLSVMSEVAPTYAPEGQALVSVSVVEAAGDAETLEARVREQLTEWFGGGVAQWRHLRTYAIPNALPAQPPESFEEPHRKVRLSPGLYVCGDYRENGSIEGAMVSGRRAAEALLRDRGLD; encoded by the coding sequence TTGGCGAAGGCGAGCGTCATCGTGGTGGGGGCCGGGTTGGCGGGATTGACGTGTGCCCGGCTGCTGCATCAGGCCAAGGTGAAGGTGCAGGTGCTGGAGGCGGGCGACGGCGTGGGAGGCCGCGTGCGCACGGACCTGGTGGACGGCTTCCTGCTGGACCGGGGCTTCCAGGTGTTCCTCACCGCCTACCCGGAGCCGCAACGGTGGCTGGACTACAAGGCGCTCGACTTCCAGCGCTTCTTCCCGGGGGCACTGGTGTGGCGCGCGGGGAGGCTGCACAAGGTGGCGGATCCGTTCCGCCGGCCGCTGCAGGCTGCGGCGCACGCCTTCAACCCGGTGGGCTCGTTCGCCGACAAGTTACACGTTCTCGACTTGCGTCAGCAGGCGCTGGCGGGCTCGGTGGAGGACGTGTTCCTGCGCAGGCAGTGCCCGTCGCGGGTGTACCTGCGCGACGTGGGTTTCTCCGATGAGATGGTGGAGGCCTTCTTCCGGCCCTTCTTCGGCGGCATCTTCCTGGAGAAGGAGCTGCGCACCTCGAGCCGGGTGCTGGAGTTCGTCTTCCGGATGTTCGCCACGGGGGCCACGGCGGTGCCGGCGCGGGGGATGGGGGCGATCTCGGAGCAGTTGGCGTCGAAGCTGCCCTTCGGGGTGGTGAAGCTGAACACGCCGGTGGAGGAGGTGTGGGGCCACCGGGTGAGGCTGGCGACGGGGGCGCGGGAGGAGGCCGACGCGGTGGTGGTGGCGACGGACGCGCCCGCGGCGGAGGAGCTGTTGGTGGGCATGCCGCCAAGGCGGATGAACGCGGTGACGTGCCTGTACTTCGCCGCGCCGGAGCCGCCGGTGCGAGGGCCCTACCTGGTGTTGAACGGGGAGGGGCGGGGGCCGGTGAACAACCTCTCGGTGATGAGCGAGGTGGCGCCCACGTACGCGCCCGAGGGGCAGGCGCTGGTGTCGGTGTCGGTGGTGGAGGCGGCGGGGGATGCGGAGACGCTGGAGGCGCGGGTGCGCGAGCAGCTCACGGAGTGGTTCGGCGGAGGGGTGGCGCAGTGGAGGCACCTGCGCACGTACGCGATTCCCAACGCGTTGCCGGCGCAGCCGCCCGAGTCCTTCGAGGAGCCCCACCGGAAGGTGCGGCTGTCGCCGGGGCTGTACGTCTGTGGGGACTACCGGGAGAACGGCTCGATTGAAGGAGCCATGGTCTCGGGACGCCGTGCCGCCGAAGCACTCCTGAGGGACCGTGGCCTCGACTGA
- the trpD gene encoding anthranilate phosphoribosyltransferase encodes MTLKEALGRVVGRRDLTREEMARVMGQMLAGEATPAQVGAFAVALRMKGETEEEILGAAEAMRACATRIHPKADVVLDTCGTGGDGAHTFNISTAVAFVAAGAGVTVAKHGNRAVSSRCGSSDVLAALGVPMDRSHEQVTRDVDVHGVGFLFAPSHHSALRHVAPARREIGLHTLFNLLGPLTNPAGARYQLLGTFAGERLEQTARVLSKLGSKRAWVVHGRDGLDEISPCTISDVAELREDGTVRTFSLSPEDAGLERVPPEAIAGGDVEDNARRLKALLAGERSGVRTAVLLNAAAALVVVGKAADLKEGVLRAVESIDSGAAAAKLQSLVNGGAS; translated from the coding sequence ATGACGCTCAAGGAAGCGCTGGGCAGAGTGGTGGGCCGGCGCGATCTGACGCGCGAGGAGATGGCCCGCGTCATGGGACAGATGCTCGCCGGAGAGGCGACACCTGCCCAGGTAGGCGCCTTCGCGGTCGCGCTGCGGATGAAGGGAGAGACCGAGGAGGAGATCCTCGGGGCGGCGGAGGCCATGCGCGCCTGCGCCACACGCATCCACCCCAAGGCCGACGTGGTGTTGGACACCTGCGGCACGGGCGGAGACGGAGCGCACACCTTCAACATCTCCACGGCGGTGGCCTTCGTGGCCGCGGGCGCGGGGGTGACGGTGGCCAAGCACGGCAACCGGGCGGTGTCCTCGCGCTGTGGCAGTTCGGACGTGCTGGCCGCGCTGGGCGTGCCCATGGACCGCTCGCACGAGCAGGTGACGCGGGACGTGGACGTGCACGGCGTGGGCTTCCTCTTCGCCCCCTCGCACCACAGCGCCCTGCGGCACGTGGCGCCCGCGCGGCGTGAGATCGGCCTGCACACCCTCTTCAACCTGCTGGGCCCCCTGACCAACCCGGCGGGCGCGCGCTACCAGCTGCTCGGCACCTTCGCGGGCGAGCGGCTGGAGCAGACGGCCCGCGTGCTGTCCAAGCTCGGCAGCAAGCGGGCGTGGGTGGTGCACGGCCGGGACGGGCTGGACGAAATCTCCCCCTGCACCATCTCGGACGTGGCCGAGCTGCGCGAGGACGGCACGGTGCGGACCTTCTCCCTCTCCCCGGAGGACGCGGGGCTGGAGCGGGTGCCGCCCGAGGCCATCGCCGGCGGCGACGTGGAGGACAACGCCCGGCGCCTCAAGGCCCTGCTGGCCGGTGAGCGCTCCGGCGTGCGCACGGCGGTGCTGCTCAACGCGGCCGCGGCCCTCGTCGTGGTGGGCAAGGCGGCGGACCTCAAGGAGGGCGTGCTGCGGGCGGTGGAGTCCATCGACTCCGGCGCCGCGGCGGCCAAGCTGCAGTCCCTGGTGAACGGAGGCGCGTCATGA
- a CDS encoding indole-3-glycerol phosphate synthase TrpC: MSAPETDKLALIFERKRRELAARKPLVARAPRPPSRDFAAALTRHRPGLPVNVIAEVKRRSPSGGDFPHQDLVAVARAYEAAGASAVSVLTDDVDFGGSLEDLLQVRAAISLPVLRKDFLVAPQEVEESAALGADAILLIADALEDGPLAEMVAAAKACRVAALVEAHTQEHAERALKAGAELVGINNRNLATLRTDIHTALKVIPTLRSRAKALVAESGLKTREDFAAARASGADAVLVGESLLRDAEPGRALARLLAGAP, encoded by the coding sequence ATGAGCGCGCCCGAGACGGACAAGCTCGCCCTCATCTTCGAGCGCAAGCGCCGGGAGCTCGCCGCGCGCAAGCCGCTGGTGGCCCGCGCGCCCCGCCCACCCTCGCGCGACTTCGCGGCCGCCCTCACCCGGCACCGGCCCGGACTGCCGGTGAACGTCATCGCCGAGGTGAAGCGCCGCAGCCCCTCGGGCGGCGACTTCCCGCACCAGGACCTGGTCGCGGTGGCGCGGGCGTACGAGGCCGCCGGAGCGAGCGCGGTGAGCGTGCTCACGGACGACGTGGACTTCGGCGGCAGCCTCGAGGACCTGCTCCAGGTGCGCGCGGCCATCTCGCTGCCGGTGCTGCGCAAGGACTTCCTGGTGGCGCCGCAGGAGGTGGAGGAGAGCGCGGCGCTCGGCGCGGACGCGATCCTGCTCATCGCGGATGCGCTCGAGGACGGGCCGCTCGCGGAGATGGTGGCGGCGGCGAAGGCCTGCCGGGTGGCGGCGCTCGTCGAGGCCCACACGCAGGAGCACGCCGAGCGGGCACTGAAGGCGGGCGCGGAGCTGGTGGGCATCAACAACCGCAACCTCGCCACGCTGCGCACCGACATCCACACGGCCCTGAAGGTCATCCCCACGCTGCGCAGCCGGGCGAAGGCGCTGGTGGCGGAGAGCGGCCTCAAGACGCGCGAGGACTTCGCGGCGGCGCGGGCCTCGGGAGCCGATGCCGTGCTGGTGGGCGAGTCCCTGCTGCGCGACGCGGAGCCGGGCCGTGCACTGGCGCGGCTGCTCGCGGGGGCGCCGTGA
- a CDS encoding phosphoribosylanthranilate isomerase: MSTRVKICGVTRVEDARMAWAAGTDALGLNFYPRSPRYVTPEMAAALARTRPALGAVVGVFVNESPDVIRARVRDCGLTSVQLHGDEPPEACAGYGVPVIKALRVRGPEDVEKARTYVGAGDVATLLLDGAAPGYGGGGVGFDWSLVARLADAGVPVLVAGGLNPENVREAVRATRPYGVDVASGVEVSPGVKDADAVRAFVRAVKTLAWE, translated from the coding sequence GTGAGCACCCGGGTGAAGATCTGCGGAGTCACCCGCGTGGAGGACGCGCGGATGGCCTGGGCGGCGGGGACGGACGCGCTGGGGCTCAACTTCTACCCGCGCTCGCCCCGGTACGTGACGCCGGAGATGGCGGCGGCCCTGGCGCGCACGCGGCCGGCGCTGGGCGCGGTGGTGGGCGTCTTCGTCAACGAGTCGCCGGACGTCATCCGCGCGCGGGTGCGCGACTGCGGGCTGACGTCGGTGCAGCTGCACGGCGACGAGCCGCCCGAGGCCTGCGCGGGCTACGGCGTGCCGGTCATCAAGGCCCTGCGGGTGCGCGGGCCCGAGGACGTGGAGAAGGCGCGCACCTACGTGGGAGCGGGCGACGTGGCCACGCTGCTGCTGGACGGGGCGGCGCCGGGCTACGGGGGCGGCGGCGTGGGGTTCGACTGGTCGCTGGTGGCGCGGCTCGCGGACGCGGGCGTGCCGGTGCTGGTGGCCGGTGGGCTCAACCCCGAGAATGTGCGGGAAGCCGTGCGGGCCACCCGGCCCTACGGCGTGGATGTGGCGAGCGGGGTGGAAGTCAGCCCCGGCGTCAAGGATGCGGACGCGGTGCGCGCCTTCGTGCGCGCCGTGAAGACCCTGGCTTGGGAGTGA
- the trpB gene encoding tryptophan synthase subunit beta, with protein MDTQTAPGRFGRYGGRYVPETLVPALLELEQAYAEARKDPAFDEQVAQVLREFVGRETPLTPARRLTEKWGGAEVWLKREDLAHTGAHKINNTIGQVLLARRMGKKRVIAETGAGQHGVATATACALFGLTCEVYMGALDVERQALNVFRMKALGATVRPVESGSRTLKDAMNEAMRVWVSQVEDTYYVIGSAAGPHPYPTIVRDFQSVIGREIRTQSLVAFGKLPDAIIACIGGGSNAIGALHPFLGDASVRLVGVEAGGHGLDSGQHGASLTLGTEGVLHGSRSLVLQDEHGQIIEAHSISAGLDYPGVGPELAHMAKTGRMEVRTATDDEALAAFYMVSRTEGILPALESSHAFARAGELARELGKGKYLVINCSGRGDKDVATIAARGMPPAIQEKA; from the coding sequence ATGGACACGCAAACCGCCCCGGGCCGCTTCGGGCGTTATGGCGGCCGTTATGTGCCGGAGACGCTCGTGCCGGCGCTGCTGGAGCTGGAACAGGCCTATGCCGAGGCCCGCAAGGACCCGGCCTTCGATGAGCAGGTGGCGCAGGTGCTGCGCGAGTTCGTCGGGCGCGAGACGCCCCTGACGCCCGCGCGCCGGCTCACCGAGAAGTGGGGAGGCGCCGAGGTGTGGCTCAAGCGCGAGGACCTCGCGCACACGGGCGCCCACAAAATCAACAACACCATCGGCCAGGTGCTGCTGGCCAGGCGCATGGGCAAGAAGCGCGTCATCGCGGAGACGGGCGCGGGCCAGCACGGCGTGGCCACCGCCACCGCGTGCGCCCTGTTCGGCCTCACCTGCGAGGTGTACATGGGCGCGCTGGACGTGGAGCGCCAGGCGCTCAACGTCTTCCGCATGAAGGCGCTCGGGGCCACGGTGCGCCCGGTGGAGTCGGGCTCGCGCACGCTCAAGGACGCGATGAACGAGGCCATGCGCGTCTGGGTGTCGCAGGTCGAGGACACCTACTACGTGATTGGGAGCGCGGCCGGTCCGCACCCCTACCCCACCATCGTCCGGGACTTCCAGTCCGTCATCGGCCGGGAGATCCGCACGCAGTCGCTGGTGGCCTTCGGCAAGCTGCCGGACGCCATCATCGCGTGCATCGGCGGCGGCTCGAACGCCATTGGCGCGCTCCACCCCTTCCTCGGCGACGCGAGCGTGCGGCTGGTGGGCGTGGAGGCCGGTGGCCATGGCCTGGACTCGGGGCAGCACGGCGCGTCCCTGACGCTGGGCACGGAGGGCGTGCTGCACGGCTCGCGCTCGCTGGTGCTGCAGGACGAGCACGGGCAGATCATCGAGGCGCACTCCATCTCCGCGGGCCTGGACTACCCGGGCGTGGGGCCGGAGCTGGCCCACATGGCGAAGACGGGACGGATGGAGGTGCGCACCGCCACGGACGACGAGGCGCTGGCGGCCTTCTACATGGTGTCCCGCACCGAGGGCATCCTGCCCGCGCTGGAGTCCTCGCATGCCTTCGCGCGCGCGGGCGAGCTGGCGCGTGAGCTGGGCAAGGGCAAGTACCTGGTCATCAACTGCTCGGGCCGCGGAGACAAGGACGTGGCCACCATCGCGGCGCGGGGCATGCCTCCCGCCATCCAGGAGAAAGCATGA